In a single window of the Pseudomonas oryzihabitans genome:
- the rdgB gene encoding RdgB/HAM1 family non-canonical purine NTP pyrophosphatase has protein sequence MSDLTELVLASHNAGKLKELQAMLGDRVRVRSVGEFSQVEPEETGLSFVENAILKARNAARLSGLPALADDSGLAVDALGGAPGIYSARYADGQGDAANNAKLLDTLRDIPDAERTAQFVCVLALVRHADDPLPILCEGLWPGRILHAAQGEHGFGYDPLFQPDGEAVSAAELAPAEKNQRSHRARAMAQLKQRLQL, from the coding sequence ATGTCCGACCTTACCGAACTGGTCCTCGCCAGCCACAACGCCGGCAAGCTCAAGGAACTCCAGGCCATGCTCGGCGACCGGGTGCGGGTGCGCTCGGTGGGTGAGTTCAGTCAGGTGGAGCCCGAGGAAACCGGCCTGTCCTTTGTCGAGAATGCCATCCTCAAGGCGCGCAACGCAGCGCGTCTGTCCGGCCTGCCGGCCCTGGCCGACGATTCGGGGCTGGCGGTCGACGCCCTCGGCGGCGCTCCCGGTATCTATTCCGCGCGCTACGCCGATGGTCAGGGCGACGCGGCCAACAACGCCAAGTTGCTCGACACCCTGCGTGACATCCCCGACGCCGAGCGCACCGCCCAGTTCGTCTGCGTACTGGCCCTGGTGCGCCACGCCGATGACCCGCTGCCGATCCTCTGCGAAGGTCTCTGGCCTGGCCGTATCCTGCACGCGGCCCAGGGCGAACACGGCTTCGGCTACGATCCGCTGTTCCAGCCCGACGGCGAAGCGGTCTCCGCGGCCGAACTGGCCCCGGCGGAAAAGAACCAGCGCAGCCATCGCGCCCGCGCCATGGCCCAGCTCAAGCAACGGCTCCAGCTGTGA
- the metW gene encoding methionine biosynthesis protein MetW, whose amino-acid sequence MRADLDIIQEWIPAGSRVLDLGCGTGELLAWLRDHKQVTGYGLEIDPDKIAECLLKDVNVIEQDLDGGLANFASDSFDVVVMTQSLQAMQYPDRILQEMLRVGRQCIITFPNFGHWRCRLYLGGKGRMPVSDFLPYTWYNTPNIHFCTFEDFERLCREQRARVLDRLAVDRLHRHGWASRLWPNLLGEIGIYRVSAPRLHEHHVAI is encoded by the coding sequence GTGCGCGCCGATCTGGACATCATTCAGGAATGGATCCCCGCTGGCAGCCGGGTCCTCGACCTCGGTTGCGGCACCGGCGAGTTGCTTGCCTGGCTGCGTGATCACAAGCAGGTCACCGGCTACGGTCTGGAGATCGACCCGGACAAGATCGCCGAATGCCTGCTCAAGGACGTCAACGTCATCGAGCAGGACCTCGACGGCGGCCTGGCCAACTTCGCCAGCGACAGCTTCGACGTGGTGGTGATGACCCAGTCGCTGCAGGCCATGCAGTACCCTGATCGCATCCTCCAGGAGATGCTCAGGGTCGGGCGCCAGTGCATCATCACCTTTCCCAATTTCGGCCACTGGCGTTGCCGGCTGTACCTGGGGGGCAAGGGGCGGATGCCGGTCTCGGACTTCCTGCCCTACACCTGGTACAACACGCCGAACATCCACTTCTGCACCTTCGAGGACTTCGAGCGTCTCTGCCGCGAACAGCGCGCCCGGGTACTGGATCGCCTCGCTGTGGACCGCCTGCATCGCCATGGCTGGGCCAGTCGCCTGTGGCCCAATCTGCTCGGCGAGATCGGCATCTACCGGGTCAGCGCCCCCCGCCTGCACGAGCATCACGTCGCCATATGA